In Vibrio lentus, a single genomic region encodes these proteins:
- a CDS encoding patatin-like phospholipase family protein, translating to MEKTISLVLGSGGARGLVHVGIIRWLIEHGYQIKSISGCSIGALIGGVYAAGKLDEFEEWVTSIDQSNMAMMLDFSWQSSGIFKGDKIIDTLRGLIGEISIEDLPIPYTAVAANVADEKEVWLQSGSLFDAIRASISLPLFFTPHVINGEELIDGGVLNPVPIAPTFGDKTDFTLAVNLGGEPEMLQQEVTPVSLPTKESNLHEKVVHFIDNLGSSVKSKMSFNFAAYDIANQAFDAMQSTIARQKLAAYPADITLEIPRNACGTLEFDRSQEMIDRGYHLAQAKLGNRL from the coding sequence ATGGAAAAAACGATCTCATTGGTACTGGGTAGTGGTGGCGCAAGAGGCTTGGTTCACGTTGGAATCATCCGTTGGCTGATTGAGCATGGCTATCAGATAAAATCCATCTCTGGTTGTTCAATTGGCGCACTTATCGGTGGTGTCTACGCCGCGGGTAAGTTGGATGAATTTGAAGAGTGGGTCACCAGTATCGACCAATCAAATATGGCTATGATGTTGGACTTTTCATGGCAATCGAGTGGGATCTTCAAAGGGGACAAGATCATCGACACACTGCGTGGATTGATCGGCGAGATTTCAATTGAAGATCTGCCTATCCCTTATACCGCTGTTGCCGCCAACGTCGCCGATGAAAAAGAGGTTTGGCTGCAATCAGGCTCTCTGTTTGATGCCATTCGCGCTTCTATCTCTTTGCCATTGTTCTTCACACCTCATGTTATTAATGGCGAAGAGCTGATTGATGGCGGTGTACTTAACCCTGTACCGATTGCGCCTACCTTTGGTGATAAGACAGACTTTACTCTGGCAGTGAACTTAGGCGGCGAACCTGAAATGCTCCAGCAGGAAGTGACACCGGTTTCGCTACCAACAAAAGAGAGTAACCTGCATGAGAAGGTTGTTCATTTTATCGATAATCTCGGTAGCAGTGTAAAAAGCAAAATGAGCTTCAATTTTGCAGCCTACGACATTGCCAACCAAGCGTTTGATGCGATGCAATCGACCATTGCTCGTCAAAAACTGGCCGCTTATCCTGCCGATATTACGCTTGAGATCCCACGTAATGCCTGTGGCACTTTGGAGTTCGATCGCTCACAAGAGATGATAGATAGAGGGTACCATTTGGCACAGGCTAAATTGGGCAATCGACTTTAA
- the folE gene encoding GTP cyclohydrolase I FolE, with product MLNTEAEKVREALLARGLETPMTESEMNPNQKYNRIKGLLTEVVSTLGLDLTDDSLAETPHRIAKMYVHEIFSGLDYDNFPKISVIENKMSVDEMVKVSDIDLTSTCEHHFITIDGLAEVAYIPENKILGLSKINRIVRFFAQRPQVQERLTQQILVAIQTLVETDNVAVTIKATHYCVKSRGVMDANSETSTTALGGIFKTNPQTRAEFLR from the coding sequence ATGCTGAATACAGAAGCCGAAAAAGTAAGAGAAGCGTTGCTCGCAAGAGGACTTGAAACTCCAATGACAGAGAGCGAAATGAACCCCAACCAGAAGTACAACCGTATCAAAGGACTTTTGACGGAAGTGGTCAGTACGCTTGGACTGGATTTAACCGATGATAGCCTTGCTGAAACCCCTCATCGTATTGCAAAGATGTACGTCCATGAGATATTTTCAGGGCTAGATTACGATAACTTCCCGAAAATCAGTGTTATAGAAAATAAAATGTCGGTTGATGAAATGGTTAAGGTATCGGATATCGACTTAACTTCTACGTGCGAACATCACTTCATTACTATTGATGGTTTAGCGGAAGTCGCCTACATCCCTGAAAACAAGATTCTTGGGCTGTCTAAAATCAACCGTATCGTTCGATTCTTTGCTCAGCGTCCTCAGGTACAAGAACGCCTTACTCAGCAAATCCTAGTCGCAATACAGACTCTAGTGGAAACAGACAACGTAGCCGTGACGATTAAAGCCACTCACTATTGCGTTAAATCCAGAGGCGTGATGGATGCTAATTCTGAAACCTCAACGACCGCTCTCGGTGGTATTTTCAAAACTAACCCTCAAACCAGAGCTGAGTTTTTACGATGA
- the folX gene encoding dihydroneopterin triphosphate 2'-epimerase, which produces MNHNAIITITNLRLRTFIGFNEEEKSKQQDIVINAEIHYPANNLCLSDDVDNALNYKNICKKVIQHVESGRFLLLEKLTSDVLGICIDHPWVRYAQVRIDKPHALRFADSVSLTLSYEADNDNN; this is translated from the coding sequence ATGAATCACAACGCCATTATCACCATTACAAACCTCAGACTAAGAACCTTCATCGGCTTCAACGAGGAAGAAAAGTCTAAGCAGCAAGACATTGTTATCAACGCAGAAATCCACTACCCCGCTAACAACCTTTGCCTCTCTGATGATGTGGACAACGCGCTTAACTACAAAAACATCTGCAAGAAAGTCATTCAACATGTCGAATCCGGAAGGTTTCTGCTTTTGGAAAAGCTAACCAGTGACGTTCTCGGCATCTGTATCGACCATCCATGGGTGCGATACGCTCAAGTGAGAATCGACAAACCTCACGCGCTACGTTTTGCCGACTCCGTTTCGCTCACCCTGAGCTATGAAGCAGACAACGACAATAATTAA
- the folK gene encoding 2-amino-4-hydroxy-6-hydroxymethyldihydropteridine diphosphokinase yields MANVYVSIGSNINREHHVTESLNALNDHFAPLHISNFYDCEPVGFEGDNFLNLVVGFECDLPVAELVQVLHQIEAENDRKRQTKAYASRTMDIDILLYGNQVGIIDGVELPRGEITEYAFVLRPLVDVAAQERHPTLDISFHQLWESFDQLSQKTEPIPFELSFTQPFHD; encoded by the coding sequence ATGGCCAACGTCTACGTCAGCATCGGAAGCAACATTAACCGCGAACACCACGTCACAGAATCTCTCAACGCATTGAATGACCACTTTGCACCGCTGCACATTTCTAATTTCTACGATTGCGAGCCTGTCGGTTTCGAGGGGGATAACTTCCTTAACCTTGTCGTTGGGTTTGAATGTGACCTCCCTGTCGCTGAACTGGTTCAGGTTCTACATCAAATCGAAGCAGAGAATGATCGCAAGCGTCAGACCAAAGCCTATGCTTCACGCACGATGGATATCGACATCCTTCTTTATGGTAATCAAGTCGGCATTATTGATGGCGTAGAGTTGCCTAGAGGCGAGATCACCGAATACGCATTTGTACTCAGGCCGTTAGTCGATGTTGCCGCGCAAGAACGCCACCCCACTCTAGACATCTCATTTCATCAGCTCTGGGAAAGCTTCGATCAATTGAGCCAGAAAACCGAACCCATCCCTTTCGAGCTCAGTTTCACTCAGCCTTTCCATGACTGA
- a CDS encoding cytosolic protein, giving the protein MFIHHVNGIDWLVITAFEELKTMFIEDAGPIPAYFSTASELSLIDQAKRSYGFLPTLRGVITDTGTYQSENLDEDLNPQLACIVEGRGRVFIYHGDYVAFVDDEQTFITRMD; this is encoded by the coding sequence ATGTTTATCCATCACGTTAACGGCATCGACTGGCTGGTGATTACAGCTTTTGAAGAACTGAAAACTATGTTTATCGAAGATGCAGGTCCAATCCCAGCTTACTTCTCGACCGCTAGTGAATTGAGCCTGATAGATCAAGCCAAGCGCAGCTATGGATTTTTGCCGACACTCCGCGGTGTGATCACTGATACCGGCACGTATCAAAGTGAAAATCTTGACGAAGATTTGAACCCACAGCTTGCGTGCATAGTGGAAGGGCGAGGTCGAGTGTTTATCTATCACGGCGACTATGTGGCTTTTGTCGATGACGAACAAACCTTCATTACTCGAATGGACTAA
- a CDS encoding tetratricopeptide repeat protein, producing MIKQSCTFLTSLSLLLSVNTFAYDLEIEAFEGKELTLLKTAEKSSDTELLMQAANLLIDDSMYEENVERGYEYMNQLAESGEVKAIITLADKYYDDEQYEKALAWYHKAETSKDPYVLYSLGVMYFDGEGTPVDLKKGNDYYLASAKAGYSDAMYQLAFSYDEGQGVAQDFTKSAYWFEQSANLGDASAMYNLGISYLNGQGVEKSCSKAMQLFSNAIEEDEHTLSYVKMGDIYSSTRYKKPCGFKTTDAKKALEYYTRAAMQGNDYGQYSVGYAYRNGHGTWSDFVKALAWFEVAQEYGNSDAEKEIIDVKQYMSKENIAAAEQLKDSLIEDIW from the coding sequence ATGATAAAACAAAGTTGTACTTTTTTAACGTCACTGTCGCTGCTGCTATCCGTTAACACTTTTGCATACGATCTTGAGATTGAAGCTTTTGAGGGCAAAGAACTCACATTGTTAAAGACGGCAGAAAAGTCTAGCGATACCGAATTACTGATGCAGGCTGCTAACCTTTTAATTGATGATTCAATGTATGAAGAAAACGTAGAACGCGGTTATGAGTACATGAATCAACTCGCGGAATCAGGTGAGGTGAAAGCAATCATCACCTTGGCAGATAAGTATTACGACGACGAACAGTACGAAAAAGCACTGGCTTGGTACCATAAAGCTGAAACCAGCAAAGACCCTTATGTGCTCTACTCATTAGGCGTAATGTATTTTGATGGTGAAGGTACACCTGTCGACCTAAAGAAAGGCAACGACTATTACCTAGCTTCTGCAAAAGCGGGGTATTCTGACGCTATGTATCAACTCGCATTTTCATACGATGAAGGTCAAGGCGTCGCTCAGGACTTCACTAAATCTGCTTATTGGTTTGAGCAATCGGCAAACTTAGGCGACGCAAGTGCCATGTACAACTTGGGTATTTCTTACCTAAATGGACAAGGCGTTGAAAAGAGTTGCTCTAAAGCGATGCAATTGTTTAGCAACGCCATTGAAGAAGATGAACATACACTTTCTTATGTGAAAATGGGGGATATTTACTCTTCTACTCGATACAAAAAACCGTGTGGTTTCAAAACTACAGACGCAAAGAAAGCATTAGAGTATTACACTCGCGCCGCAATGCAGGGCAACGACTATGGTCAATATTCCGTTGGTTACGCATACCGTAATGGTCACGGTACATGGAGCGATTTTGTTAAAGCGCTAGCATGGTTTGAAGTCGCGCAGGAATACGGAAACTCGGATGCAGAGAAAGAGATAATCGACGTTAAACAGTACATGTCGAAAGAAAACATTGCCGCAGCTGAGCAGCTTAAAGACTCTTTAATCGAAGATATCTGGTAA
- a CDS encoding Lrp/AsnC family transcriptional regulator has translation MDEIDKKILAELQSNARLTNQELADRVALSPSPCLRRVRSLEKQGIIRGYHASVDQEACGLPVNVFVLVKLEKPTEENMRDFEQHIEVIDEVLECFLMTGNHDYLLHVVSESLKSYEQFIRKQLTRLPNIASIESSFAFGQVKTKTKLPVR, from the coding sequence ATGGATGAGATCGACAAGAAAATACTGGCTGAACTGCAAAGCAACGCTCGGCTCACCAACCAAGAGTTGGCCGATCGAGTGGCACTGTCGCCATCTCCTTGCTTGCGTCGAGTTCGGTCATTGGAGAAACAAGGGATTATTCGCGGCTATCACGCGAGTGTTGACCAAGAAGCGTGTGGCCTGCCGGTTAATGTGTTTGTGTTGGTGAAGCTTGAAAAGCCGACTGAAGAGAACATGCGCGACTTTGAACAGCACATTGAAGTGATAGATGAAGTGTTGGAGTGCTTTCTGATGACAGGCAATCACGACTACCTATTACATGTGGTGAGTGAGTCGCTCAAAAGCTACGAGCAGTTTATCCGCAAGCAATTAACCCGCCTTCCCAATATTGCCTCCATCGAATCCAGTTTCGCCTTCGGTCAGGTAAAAACAAAGACCAAGCTGCCAGTCAGGTAA
- a CDS encoding PLP-dependent transferase has product MNTSTQLSPLRKTTKHEEAEALAIEQAKHFGIDPNSDYGVTLIELATTLYKANTKTHDLWALTVDGLSELDKSDRIAWFNAKRFLSFQIAKILDNLQNPMRATYQSIATNNGNFASKGAYPIFDNVAAIFSASPVITRTATYLFACTEWIEDAFNGKEPLHDIYSRLLNPTSISLANHMVDIEAGSRANEYLAWNFNSGMAAIDGLLSHLLGHEDIVLASRNIYGGSYQLLEDWFGKPSNLNVAVEWADGYSGDEFATRLDEVADKYADRLAAGKKIYVYLESPCNPHGYVLDVASISKAGHVRGWDVIVDSTVGTPLLHPVLKRDDAMERPDYVIHSYTKELAGSGTTTAGVVIGRNETMFVPKGEEVTCTKPNGDEVTIPWNETLFWNVYYIKGAFLDADKAFEVLNGMKTYEMRVVQKTINTLILAKIFDAHPDINVSCPALPDSDNYEHCQKNMYLGLPAALFTIDMEGNGDRASINRDGFKQFFDMLEPAIGMQVSLGQTNTVALCPALTTHSELSDEALNEAGIKPTTMRISIGLEDPRMFIAHIIEAAKLSIDRKHADFSSSFPSGESIDEIYMQTYMDVHQRFVTSLPKFSQLTQ; this is encoded by the coding sequence ATGAATACTTCAACTCAACTTAGCCCGCTGCGTAAAACCACCAAACACGAAGAAGCAGAAGCCCTTGCGATTGAGCAAGCAAAGCACTTTGGTATCGATCCAAACAGTGATTACGGCGTCACGCTTATCGAACTGGCGACGACACTGTACAAAGCCAATACCAAGACACACGATCTTTGGGCATTGACGGTTGATGGACTTTCAGAACTCGACAAGAGTGACCGAATCGCTTGGTTTAACGCTAAACGCTTCTTGTCATTCCAGATCGCTAAGATCCTCGACAACCTGCAAAACCCAATGCGCGCTACTTACCAATCTATTGCCACCAATAATGGTAATTTTGCGTCTAAAGGCGCGTATCCTATCTTCGATAATGTGGCGGCTATCTTCTCGGCAAGCCCGGTTATTACGCGCACCGCCACGTATTTATTTGCCTGTACTGAATGGATTGAAGATGCGTTCAACGGTAAAGAGCCGCTGCACGATATTTATTCTCGACTGCTTAACCCAACCTCGATTTCACTGGCTAACCATATGGTTGATATTGAGGCAGGTTCTAGAGCCAACGAATACCTCGCATGGAACTTTAATTCGGGGATGGCGGCCATTGATGGGTTGTTGAGCCATTTACTTGGGCATGAAGACATAGTCTTGGCTTCACGTAATATCTATGGCGGTTCTTACCAGTTGTTGGAAGATTGGTTTGGGAAACCGTCTAACCTAAATGTCGCGGTAGAGTGGGCCGATGGTTACTCAGGTGATGAGTTTGCTACTCGCTTAGATGAGGTTGCCGATAAATACGCTGATCGCCTCGCTGCGGGTAAGAAGATCTACGTTTACCTAGAGTCACCGTGTAACCCGCATGGATATGTGTTGGATGTTGCTAGTATCAGCAAAGCTGGTCACGTTCGTGGTTGGGATGTGATTGTTGACTCGACAGTGGGGACTCCATTGCTGCATCCAGTACTCAAGCGTGATGATGCAATGGAAAGGCCTGATTATGTGATTCACTCCTACACCAAAGAACTGGCGGGTTCTGGCACCACAACCGCTGGCGTTGTGATTGGCCGCAACGAGACCATGTTTGTTCCAAAAGGAGAAGAGGTCACTTGCACTAAGCCTAACGGCGATGAGGTCACTATTCCATGGAACGAAACGTTGTTTTGGAATGTGTATTACATCAAAGGCGCATTCTTAGATGCAGACAAAGCGTTTGAAGTGCTTAATGGCATGAAAACGTATGAGATGCGTGTGGTGCAGAAAACCATTAATACACTGATTTTGGCGAAGATTTTTGATGCTCACCCAGACATCAATGTGTCGTGTCCAGCTTTGCCAGACAGTGACAACTATGAACACTGCCAGAAAAATATGTATTTGGGGTTACCAGCCGCGCTGTTTACCATCGATATGGAAGGCAACGGCGACCGTGCATCAATCAATCGAGATGGGTTTAAACAGTTCTTCGACATGCTTGAGCCCGCAATCGGCATGCAAGTGAGCCTAGGACAAACTAACACTGTGGCGCTGTGTCCGGCATTGACCACGCATTCAGAACTCAGTGATGAGGCACTCAATGAAGCCGGCATCAAACCAACCACAATGCGTATCTCTATTGGCTTAGAAGATCCTCGAATGTTCATCGCTCATATTATCGAGGCCGCCAAATTGTCGATTGACCGCAAACACGCAGACTTCTCATCCAGCTTCCCTAGTGGTGAAAGTATAGATGAAATCTATATGCAAACCTATATGGATGTACATCAGAGGTTTGTTACGAGCTTGCCGAAGTTTAGTCAGCTTACTCAGTAA
- a CDS encoding tetratricopeptide repeat protein yields the protein MYQKGQGVPQDNKQAVHWYRKAAEKGRATAQYNLGVMLETGKGVPQDNKEAVHWYRKAAEQKDTSAQSNLGRMYEDGKGVPQDNKQAVYWYRKAAEQGNARAQTNLGWMYEDGKGVPQDNKQAVHWYRMAAEQGYARAQTNLGWMYEDGKGVFDDWKQAAHWYRKAAELGYARAQTNLGGMYEDGKGVPQDNKQAAHWYHKAAEQGYARAQTNLAVLYENGKGVPQDEKQAAHWYRKAAEQGYGRAQRNLRWMCPKIGCKS from the coding sequence ATGTACCAGAAGGGACAAGGCGTACCTCAAGATAATAAACAAGCGGTACATTGGTATCGCAAAGCTGCCGAAAAAGGGAGAGCGACAGCTCAGTACAATCTTGGAGTGATGCTCGAAACCGGTAAAGGTGTGCCTCAAGATAATAAAGAAGCAGTGCATTGGTATCGTAAAGCCGCTGAGCAGAAGGATACAAGCGCTCAAAGTAATCTTGGGCGGATGTACGAAGACGGTAAAGGTGTGCCTCAAGATAACAAACAAGCTGTGTATTGGTATCGTAAGGCCGCTGAGCAGGGTAATGCAAGAGCTCAAACGAATCTTGGATGGATGTACGAAGACGGTAAAGGTGTGCCTCAAGATAACAAACAAGCGGTGCATTGGTATCGTATGGCTGCTGAGCAGGGGTATGCAAGAGCTCAAACGAATCTTGGATGGATGTACGAAGACGGTAAAGGTGTATTTGATGATTGGAAACAAGCGGCGCATTGGTATCGTAAGGCCGCTGAACTGGGATATGCAAGAGCTCAAACGAATCTTGGGGGGATGTACGAAGATGGTAAGGGTGTGCCTCAAGATAACAAACAAGCGGCACATTGGTATCATAAGGCCGCTGAGCAGGGATATGCAAGAGCTCAAACGAACCTTGCTGTGCTATACGAAAATGGTAAGGGTGTGCCCCAAGATGAGAAACAAGCGGCACACTGGTATCGAAAAGCCGCTGAACAGGGATATGGCAGAGCTCAAAGGAATCTTAGATGGATGTGCCCCAAAATAGGCTGCAAGTCATAA
- a CDS encoding tetratricopeptide repeat protein: MRIFILLTACIVIAGCSQNSTSRVSRENAVELGPATKKVKEAAVQGDAYNQDYLGYLYTKGIGVPQNDKQAAYWFRKAAEQGNASAQTNLGVMYFKGQGVLQDNKQAVRWYR; the protein is encoded by the coding sequence ATGCGAATTTTTATTTTATTAACAGCTTGTATTGTTATAGCTGGATGTTCGCAAAATAGTACCAGTAGAGTGAGCCGAGAAAATGCTGTTGAACTCGGTCCTGCAACAAAAAAAGTTAAAGAGGCTGCTGTCCAAGGGGATGCGTATAATCAAGACTATCTTGGATACTTATACACTAAAGGTATAGGTGTACCTCAAAATGATAAACAAGCAGCATATTGGTTTCGCAAAGCTGCTGAGCAAGGTAATGCAAGCGCTCAAACCAATCTTGGTGTGATGTACTTTAAGGGACAAGGTGTACTTCAAGATAATAAACAAGCGGTGCGTTGGTACCGTTAA
- a CDS encoding FUSC family protein codes for MKFSPAILRKIWYSPSINLGLRATSAIVLFLGLGVLSNHLNIAMTALMTMPAALISGLDAAGPRRWTRFAITATTWGITLAISYVLLNSGLPLWLTYGAMGALLASAAVNGPFWARLGMSSLLIAVVTLSLHNSNSALSLYPMLVLGPLTFALFSWLWFALWKHYALRVCLSAIYETLADYIQYRQAFLLGGENEASKRRIKYQLIELFQQALQSESFRSKHEDADSLRQALFLALDTFEVILSSHTSNPDLLSQFQSSKEKRDLLLVWSQHCQQRLRHKAKQLLHNTNEEMEHLSSLEQEADDLIEAVKLEDQPRFRYWAYAVKHISRRIELNEPAYERSFEVQPFELSFRLPSRGTPIWRHVTRVGLMFALGAGIAEYFELIRPDWVLISMLMVIQPSFLATRSKTWQRCLGTALGVLFATSLIHIGVPTTAMYTLIVILLPVAMLNIMRNYSLAIGCITALLILIYQTMAHQGLDFAAPRLIDNIVGGAIVLLGYGLLWPQWRGKEIHNQALTALNSSKSLFVYCYEQLQVDPEQRDHMALTKQRAAMLTAESDLELIYNEMQQEPRHTRADPHYYEDMLSHYRLLSHYLCLLIPLIRTGTQYQGTQQVERLIHDAMNALVNTIRDNRVHELPALTNTTDTDQPTSTTGQRSVEEIIWLALMTIKQMHDLVRRNLES; via the coding sequence ATGAAGTTTTCTCCTGCCATTCTCCGTAAAATCTGGTACTCCCCTTCGATTAACCTAGGGCTTCGCGCCACCAGTGCCATTGTGTTGTTTCTTGGTTTAGGGGTGTTGTCGAATCACCTCAACATCGCAATGACCGCGCTAATGACTATGCCTGCGGCTTTAATTAGCGGTCTTGATGCAGCAGGCCCAAGGCGGTGGACGCGTTTTGCGATTACCGCAACCACTTGGGGAATCACTTTAGCCATCAGTTACGTCCTGTTGAACAGTGGGCTGCCTTTATGGTTAACCTACGGCGCAATGGGTGCCTTACTTGCCAGCGCAGCGGTCAATGGTCCATTCTGGGCACGGCTAGGCATGTCCAGCCTCTTAATTGCAGTCGTCACCCTATCACTCCATAATTCCAACTCAGCGCTAAGCTTGTACCCAATGCTGGTACTTGGCCCACTTACTTTTGCACTGTTTAGCTGGCTTTGGTTTGCCCTGTGGAAACATTATGCGCTGCGCGTGTGTCTATCTGCGATTTACGAAACGTTGGCAGACTACATTCAATATCGCCAAGCCTTCTTATTAGGAGGCGAAAACGAAGCATCCAAAAGACGCATCAAATACCAGCTCATCGAGTTGTTCCAACAGGCACTTCAATCAGAGTCCTTTCGCTCGAAACACGAAGACGCTGACTCGCTCCGACAAGCCCTATTTCTCGCGCTCGATACATTTGAAGTGATACTCAGCAGCCATACAAGTAACCCTGATTTATTGAGCCAGTTTCAATCTAGTAAGGAAAAGCGTGACTTGTTATTGGTTTGGAGCCAACATTGTCAGCAAAGGCTAAGACACAAAGCCAAACAGCTTTTGCACAACACGAATGAAGAGATGGAGCACTTAAGCTCATTAGAACAAGAAGCCGATGACTTGATTGAAGCGGTAAAGCTTGAAGACCAACCCCGCTTTCGTTATTGGGCATACGCAGTGAAGCACATTTCTCGTCGTATTGAGCTTAACGAACCCGCCTATGAACGCTCTTTTGAAGTGCAGCCGTTCGAATTGTCGTTTCGTCTGCCAAGCCGAGGCACCCCGATTTGGCGTCATGTTACCCGTGTTGGTTTGATGTTCGCACTTGGTGCTGGAATTGCCGAATACTTTGAGTTGATTCGCCCTGACTGGGTGTTGATTTCGATGTTAATGGTGATTCAACCAAGCTTCTTGGCGACCCGCAGTAAAACTTGGCAACGCTGTTTAGGCACGGCACTTGGTGTGCTGTTCGCGACTTCCTTGATTCATATTGGCGTGCCAACGACCGCGATGTATACGCTAATTGTCATTCTCTTACCCGTCGCGATGCTTAATATCATGCGTAATTACTCATTAGCCATTGGTTGTATTACTGCGCTATTGATTTTGATTTATCAGACCATGGCACATCAAGGGCTCGATTTCGCAGCACCACGTTTGATCGACAACATCGTCGGTGGCGCCATTGTGCTGCTCGGTTATGGTTTGTTGTGGCCGCAATGGCGAGGCAAAGAGATCCACAACCAAGCGTTAACGGCTCTGAACAGTTCAAAAAGCTTGTTTGTGTATTGCTATGAACAATTGCAAGTCGACCCTGAACAACGCGACCACATGGCCTTAACCAAGCAACGTGCTGCCATGCTCACGGCAGAAAGCGACCTAGAACTCATCTATAACGAAATGCAACAAGAGCCAAGACACACTCGCGCCGATCCCCATTATTATGAAGATATGCTGAGTCACTATCGATTATTGAGCCATTATCTTTGTCTGCTGATTCCGCTCATCAGAACAGGCACGCAATACCAAGGAACTCAACAAGTCGAACGCTTAATTCACGATGCTATGAACGCGTTGGTCAATACCATTCGCGATAATCGCGTCCATGAGCTACCCGCGCTAACCAATACAACAGATACCGACCAACCCACTTCCACAACAGGTCAACGCTCAGTAGAAGAAATCATTTGGTTGGCATTGATGACGATAAAACAAATGCACGATTTAGTTCGGCGTAATCTGGAAAGCTGA
- a CDS encoding glutathione S-transferase family protein encodes MKLYLNDTSPFSRAVLATAYLCNAPLKLEWIDPWQTPQTLVTINPLSTIPVLETHEDIALTESLMICEFLLQAYPTKTLIATNTSDSKRMSLLGMSKTLMEVAFRCAALSRFDAEQNVLTVRGKEGIQRSVQSLIEQLNNTHDLLQPDFSTLYLHVALDYVLFRHASLLSAREIDTLSNALQSSPFTDTLAKLSLEAFSNKPSFSELWQ; translated from the coding sequence ATGAAACTGTACTTAAATGATACCTCACCATTCTCACGAGCGGTGTTGGCCACTGCCTACCTGTGCAATGCGCCACTTAAACTTGAATGGATCGACCCATGGCAGACACCCCAAACATTAGTCACAATCAATCCATTAAGTACCATCCCGGTTCTTGAAACTCATGAGGATATTGCGCTCACCGAGAGCTTAATGATCTGCGAGTTTCTATTGCAGGCTTACCCAACTAAAACACTCATAGCAACCAACACTAGTGATAGTAAGCGCATGTCGTTATTGGGAATGAGTAAAACCCTCATGGAAGTAGCATTTCGCTGCGCTGCATTGAGCCGCTTTGACGCTGAACAAAATGTGCTGACAGTTAGAGGAAAGGAAGGTATTCAAAGAAGCGTTCAATCACTTATCGAACAACTGAATAACACTCATGATTTACTTCAGCCTGATTTCTCGACGTTGTACCTGCACGTTGCATTAGATTACGTTCTGTTCAGGCACGCGAGTTTACTCTCAGCTAGAGAAATAGACACCCTCTCCAACGCCTTACAAAGTTCCCCTTTCACAGACACACTGGCAAAGTTAAGCCTAGAAGCGTTTTCCAATAAACCAAGCTTTAGCGAGCTATGGCAATAG